One part of the Gossypium raimondii isolate GPD5lz chromosome 1, ASM2569854v1, whole genome shotgun sequence genome encodes these proteins:
- the LOC105785509 gene encoding histidine--tRNA ligase, chloroplastic/mitochondrial, with protein sequence MSPLSSSLLNPRLSFSLKPLFLFSQSSFAPRKFQIPRQFVSAKRKTFSALASEQSSATDNGGRSGGGGRSGALSPSPVVEEVQRIDVNPPKGTRDFPPEDMRLRTWLFNHFREVSRLFGFEEVDYPVLESEVLFIRKAGEEIRDQLYCFEDRGNRRVALRPELTPSLARLVIQKGKSLSLPLKWFAIGQCWRYERMTRGRRREHYQWNMDILGLPEVTAEAELISSIVAFFKRIGITESDVGFKVSSRKVLQEVLRCYSVPENLFGKVCIIIDKIEKIPIDEIKRELNATGLSEEAIEELLQVLSIKSLTKLEEILGGAGEAVAELKELFSLAEKFGYSEWIQFDASVVRGLAYYTGIVFEGFDRQGKLRAICGGGRYDRLLSTFGGDDVPACGFGFGDAVIVELLKEKGLLPELNLEVDNIVCALDYDLQGVAAEVATKLREKGQSVDLVLESKPLKWVFKRAARTNVQRLVLVGNTEWQKGMVGVKILSSGEQYEIKLDELE encoded by the exons ATGTCTCCGCTTTCTTCTTCGCTACTGAATCCGCGCCTCAGTTTTTCGCTAAAACCTCTCTTCCTTTTCTCTCAATCATCTTTCGCACCTCGGAAATTTCAAATCCCCAGGCAATTTGTCTCCGCTAAACGTAAAACCTTCTCTGCCTTAGCTTCGGAGCAGTCATCCGCAACCGACAATGGTGGCAGGAGCGGCGGAGGAGGAAGGTCCGGCGCTCTATCTCCGTCTCCAGTGGTGGAGGAGGTTCAGAGGATCGACGTGAATCCACCTAAAGGGACTCGAGACTTCCCCCCTGAAGATATGCGACTCCGTACTTGGCTATTTAACCATTTCAGAGAG GTTTCGCGGTTGTTTGGATTCGAAGAGGTTGATTATCCTGTGCTAGAATCAGAGGTTCTGTTTATTAGAAAGGCAGGGGAGGAGATTAGAGATCAG TTGTATTGTTTTGAAGATCGGGGAAATCGCCGTGTTGCATTGAGGCCTGAGCTCACACCTTCTCTAGCAAGGCTGGTGATACAGAAAGG aAAATCTTTATCCCTCCCATTGAAGTGGTTTGCCATTGGTCAGTGTTGGAGGTATGAGAGAATGACAAGGGGCCGCCGCCGTGAGCACTATCAATGGAATATGGATATACTTGGTTTACCTGAAGTTACC GCTGAGGCAGAACTTATTTCTTCCATTGTCGCTTTCTTCAAGAGAATTGGTATCACAGAATCAGATGTTGGCTTTAAGGTTTCAAGCCGAAAG GTCTTGCAAGAAGTTTTGAGATGCTACTCGGTACCGGAAAATTTGTTTGGCAAGGTTTGCATCATCATAGACAAG ATTGAAAAGATCCCAATAGATGAGATTAAGAGAGAGTTGAACGCTACTGGGTTATCAGAAGAGGCTATTGAGGAACTATTACAAGTGCTTTCCATAAAGTCACTGACTAAGTTGGAAG AGATACTTGGAGGTGCTGGGGAAGCTGTTGCTGAGTTGAAAGAACTGTTCTCACTTGCTGAGAAGTTTGGTTACTCTGAGTGGATTCAGTTTGATGCATCTGTTGTTCGTGGTCTTGCCTACTACACGGGTATTGTTTTTGAG GGTTTTGATAGACAAGGAAAGCTAAGAGCTATTTGTGGCGGTGGGCGATATGATCGACTACTTTCTACTTTTGGTGGGGATGATGTTCCAGCTTGTGGCTTTGGGTTCGGTGATGCCGTCATTGTGGAA TTGCTGAAGGAAAAGGGACTTCTACCAGAACTTAACCTCGAAGTAGATAACATTGTTTGTGCACTGGATTATGATCTTCAAGGAGTAGCTGCTGAAGTTGCTACTAAACTCAGGGAGAAAGGCCAAAGTGTTGACTTAGTCTTGGAGAGCAAACCTCTTAAATG GGTGTTCAAACGAGCTGCACGGACAAATGTGCAAAGACTAGTATTGGTAGGAAATACTGAGTGGCAGAAGGGTATGGTTGGTGTAAAAATCCTTTCGTCTGGTGAACAATACGAGATTAAGCTGGATGAACTGGAGTGA